One window of Acipenser ruthenus chromosome 45, fAciRut3.2 maternal haplotype, whole genome shotgun sequence genomic DNA carries:
- the LOC117401083 gene encoding probable Bax inhibitor 1, with translation MNAFDRNINFDALFKFSQISRSTQQHLRNVYSSLAICMLMAAAGAYVHVVLRLFQGGLLSLLGSLALMAWLGMTPHSPDTEKKRLAILSGFAFLTGVGLGPTMDFVISINPSIILTAFLATSVIFVCFTLSAMYAQRRSYLFLGGTLMSGLSLLFLLSLFNMFYGSALLFKAHLYIGLALMCAFVLFDTQLIIEKAEMGDKDYIWHCVDLFLDFVTIFRKLMVILAMNEKDKKKERK, from the exons ATGAACGCGTTTGACCGGAATATAAACTTTGACGCGTTGTTTAAATTTTCACAAAT CTCCCGCTCGACCCAGCAGCACCTGAGGAATGTGTACTCCAGCCTGGCCATCTGCATGCTCATGGCAGCGGCAGGAGCGTACGTGCACGTGGTCCTCAGACTCTTCCAG GGGGGTCTGCTGTCCCTCCTGGGCTCGCTGGCACTGATGGCCTGGCTGGGGATGACCCCACACAGTCCGGACACAGAGAAGAAGCGGCTTGCCATTCTCTCAGGGTTTGCCTTCCTTACAG gTGTGGGCTTGGGGCCGACTATGGACTTTGTCATTTCGATTAATCCCAG catcattttgactgccttctTGGCTACGTCTGTGATCTTCGTGTGCTTCACACTGAGTGCCATGTACGCCCAGCGCAGGAGTTATCTCTTCCTCGGAG gcacGCTTATGTCTGGCTTGTCTCTCCTGTTTCTTCTTTCTCTGTTCAACATGTTCTATGGATCGGCTCTGCTTTTCAAG GCTCACTTGTACATCGGGCTGGCTCTCATGTGTGCGTTCGTGCTGTTCGACACGCAGCTTATAATCGAGAAGGCAGAGATGGGAGACAAGGATTACATCTG GCACTGCGTGGATCTCTTCCTTGACTTTGTCACCATCTTCAGGAAGCTGATGGTCATCCTTGCCATGAACGAGAAg GACAAGAAAAAGGAACGGAAGTAG
- the LOC117971068 gene encoding ly6/PLAUR domain-containing protein 1-like has translation MNVLVYAALYGCLIASEGRVTHFKTVSATPLRIIFNPCIASGVAGLPLQLQCYHCEEYSLDNDCSSPQFIVNCTANIQNACQKEVLVGSDGVSYRKVCASFTTCLIVSAGYQSFCSPGKVGSVCISCCNTPLCNGPRPPRISAAESLTPAPQRTALSLVIALLLITDLV, from the exons ATGAACGTGCTAGTCTATGCTGCCCTGTACGGATGTTTAATCGCGTCAG AGGGAAGGGTTACACATTTTAAGACCGTCTCTGCGACGCCTTTACGTATTATTTTTAACCCTTGCATTGCATCTGGGGTTGCAGGGCTGCCGCTGCAGCTGCAGTGCTACCACTGTGAAGAATACTCACTGGACAACGACTGCTCCTCGCCGCAGTTCATTGTGAACTGCACGGCCAACATCCAGAACGCGTGCCAGAAGGAGGTGCTGGTCGGCAGCGACG GTGTGTCCTACCGGAAAGTCTGCGCTTCCTTCACCACCTGCCTGATCGTGTCGGCGGGGTACCAGTCCTTCTGCTCCCCGGGGAAAGTGGGCTCCGTGTGTATAAGCTGCTGTAACACCCCTCTGTGCAACGGGCCGCGCCCGCCTCGGATCTCCGCGGCCGAGTCGCTGACCCCGGCGCCTCAGCGCACGGCTCTCTCGCTTGTGATTGCGCTGCTGCTTATCACGGACTTGGTTTAA